A single window of Streptomyces griseoviridis DNA harbors:
- a CDS encoding GntR family transcriptional regulator has protein sequence MEPLRPVRRTLLRDRAYASIRDAIVAGRIEPGAVVRDADLAERLGLSRAPVREAFSRLVDEGLLESKPQSYTRVTPVVAADVRDAAAVVGAMHELATRVAVPRLAAADIRAMRAANERFAAAVTAGDVDGALRADDALHDVLVRVAANRAAAATITRHTPLVRRLERNRFGEGGNCRSAGLHEQLIDACAAGDVDDAVRVTAEIWRSLAELADDD, from the coding sequence ATGGAGCCTCTGCGACCCGTCCGGCGCACCCTGCTCAGGGACCGCGCCTACGCATCGATCCGGGACGCCATCGTCGCCGGGCGGATCGAGCCCGGCGCGGTGGTGCGGGACGCCGACCTCGCCGAGCGGCTCGGCCTGTCCCGGGCCCCGGTGCGGGAGGCGTTCTCACGCCTCGTCGACGAGGGGCTGCTGGAGAGCAAGCCGCAGAGCTACACCCGGGTGACCCCGGTCGTCGCCGCCGACGTACGGGACGCGGCCGCCGTCGTCGGCGCCATGCACGAACTGGCCACCCGGGTCGCGGTGCCCCGGCTGGCCGCCGCCGACATCCGGGCGATGCGCGCGGCCAACGAGCGGTTCGCCGCCGCCGTCACCGCGGGCGACGTGGACGGGGCGCTGCGCGCCGACGACGCCCTGCACGACGTGCTGGTGCGGGTCGCCGCCAACCGCGCCGCCGCGGCCACCATCACCCGCCACACCCCGCTCGTGCGCCGACTGGAGCGCAACCGCTTCGGTGAGGGCGGCAACTGCCGTTCAGCCGGTCTGCACGAGCAGTTGATCGACGCCTGCGCGGCCGGTGACGTGGACGACGCCG
- a CDS encoding endonuclease/exonuclease/phosphatase family protein, with protein MPSTSSARLAALTVAAVCSAASTLVLTPAAHADTVRIHDLQGTTRISPYAGRTVADVPGIVTGVRSRGSAKGFWYQDPVPDGNPATSEGVFVFTGSVPQVAVGDSVTVSGTVSEYVPGGTSSGNQSLTEITGPAVTTVSTGNEVPAPAVVDARSVPSRYTPAGDSAAHGSINGLTLRPSTYALDRYESLEGMNVQVRDVRVITASDPYAELWVTVKPSENRGARGGSVYGSYTAQNTGRLQIQSLGAGADFPVADVGDTLKGATTGPLDFNAYGGYTLVANELGTLGRGGLERETTKRQAPAELAVATYNVENLDPGDTTFEAHAAAIVGNLRSPDVVSLEEIQDNDGPADDGVVAADVTVGRLVDAIVAAGGPRYDWRSIDPVDDQDGGEPGGNIRQVFLFDPRRVSFTDRAGGDATTPVGVTAARGKARLTVSPGRIAPADAAWTNSRKPLVGEFVFRGRTVFVIANHLNSKGGDQGLTSQYQPPTRGSEVQRHAQATLVNSFARSVLAAQKDADVIALGDLNDFEFSRTTTAFEGGGALWSAIKSLPRNERYTYDYQGNQQVLDQILISPSIRRDRAFAYDSVHINAEFHDQISDHDPQVLRFCP; from the coding sequence TTGCCGAGCACGTCGTCCGCCCGTCTCGCCGCGCTGACCGTCGCCGCGGTCTGTTCCGCCGCGTCCACACTCGTCCTGACCCCAGCCGCGCACGCCGACACCGTGCGCATCCACGACCTCCAGGGCACCACCCGGATCTCGCCGTACGCGGGCCGGACGGTCGCCGACGTGCCCGGGATCGTCACCGGGGTGCGCAGCCGCGGCTCGGCCAAGGGCTTCTGGTACCAGGACCCGGTTCCGGACGGGAATCCCGCCACCAGCGAGGGCGTCTTCGTCTTCACCGGCTCGGTCCCGCAGGTCGCCGTCGGAGACTCCGTCACCGTGAGCGGCACCGTCTCCGAGTACGTCCCGGGCGGCACTTCGTCCGGAAACCAGTCCCTCACGGAGATCACCGGACCGGCGGTCACCACCGTCTCCACGGGGAACGAGGTGCCGGCCCCGGCGGTCGTCGACGCCCGTTCGGTGCCCTCCCGGTACACCCCTGCGGGTGACAGTGCCGCGCACGGCTCGATCAACGGCCTGACGCTCCGCCCCTCGACGTACGCGCTGGACCGCTACGAGTCCCTGGAGGGCATGAACGTCCAGGTCAGGGACGTCCGGGTGATCACGGCGAGCGACCCGTACGCCGAGCTGTGGGTGACGGTGAAGCCGTCGGAGAACCGCGGCGCGCGCGGCGGTTCCGTCTACGGCTCGTACACGGCGCAGAACACCGGCCGTCTGCAGATCCAGTCGCTCGGCGCCGGCGCCGACTTCCCGGTGGCCGACGTCGGCGACACCCTGAAGGGCGCCACGACCGGCCCGCTGGACTTCAACGCGTACGGCGGCTACACCCTCGTCGCGAACGAGCTGGGCACGCTCGGGAGGGGTGGCCTGGAGCGGGAGACGACGAAGCGGCAGGCGCCCGCGGAGCTGGCGGTCGCGACGTACAACGTCGAGAACCTGGACCCGGGCGACACCACGTTCGAGGCGCACGCCGCCGCGATCGTCGGCAACCTGCGCTCGCCCGACGTGGTGTCCCTGGAGGAGATCCAGGACAACGACGGCCCCGCGGACGACGGCGTCGTCGCCGCCGACGTGACGGTGGGCAGGCTGGTCGACGCGATCGTCGCGGCCGGCGGCCCCAGGTACGACTGGCGTTCGATCGACCCGGTCGACGACCAGGACGGCGGCGAGCCCGGCGGCAACATCCGCCAGGTGTTCCTCTTCGACCCGCGGCGGGTCTCCTTCACGGACCGCGCGGGCGGCGACGCGACCACCCCGGTCGGGGTCACCGCGGCGCGCGGCAAGGCCCGGCTGACGGTCTCCCCCGGCCGGATCGCCCCGGCGGACGCCGCGTGGACGAACAGCCGCAAGCCGCTGGTGGGCGAGTTCGTCTTCCGCGGGCGGACGGTCTTCGTGATCGCCAACCACCTCAACTCCAAGGGCGGCGACCAGGGGCTGACCTCGCAGTACCAGCCCCCGACGCGCGGCTCGGAGGTCCAGCGGCACGCCCAGGCGACACTGGTGAACTCGTTCGCCAGGAGCGTCCTCGCGGCGCAGAAGGACGCGGACGTCATCGCGCTCGGCGACCTGAACGACTTCGAGTTCTCGCGGACCACGACGGCCTTCGAGGGCGGCGGCGCGCTCTGGTCGGCGATCAAGTCCCTTCCCAGGAACGAGCGTTACACCTACGACTACCAGGGCAACCAGCAGGTCCTTGACCAGATCCTGATCAGCCCGTCGATCCGCCGCGACCGCGCCTTCGCGTACGACAGCGTGCACATCAACGCGGAGTTCCACGACCAGATCAGCGACCACGACCCGCAGGTGCTGCGCTTCTGCCCGTAG
- a CDS encoding antibiotic biosynthesis monooxygenase, giving the protein MTKRIDTYPDLTDPRVTAPFFSTWRVGTPERQRQAVEAIAHAWQSRPWPADTLLGYHVYTGLDGSTLLHYSQWASEQDYEAFVKVHRQERVDEIDTAVPGIERLGLGRFRRYRSLGQDGRGGRVPGCVVVVDVHFEGPDPDRQRAWVDAVADALAHDPEPAPGGVAAHFHLSTDGTRVLNYAEWESADAHADALAAPGEGVGSPTDRWRRVRDWPGRRSSTVGRYEHALGLVPD; this is encoded by the coding sequence ATGACGAAGCGCATCGACACCTACCCCGACCTCACCGACCCGCGCGTCACCGCCCCCTTCTTCAGCACCTGGCGCGTCGGCACCCCGGAGCGCCAGCGGCAGGCCGTGGAGGCGATCGCCCACGCCTGGCAGTCCCGGCCCTGGCCGGCCGACACCCTGCTCGGCTACCACGTCTACACCGGTCTCGACGGCTCCACCCTGCTGCACTACTCGCAGTGGGCCTCCGAGCAGGACTACGAGGCGTTCGTGAAGGTCCACCGGCAGGAGCGCGTCGACGAGATCGACACCGCCGTCCCCGGCATCGAACGCCTCGGACTCGGCCGCTTCCGGCGCTACCGCAGCCTCGGCCAGGACGGCCGGGGCGGGCGGGTGCCCGGGTGCGTGGTGGTCGTCGACGTCCACTTCGAGGGGCCGGACCCGGACCGGCAGCGGGCCTGGGTCGACGCCGTCGCCGACGCCCTCGCGCACGATCCGGAGCCCGCGCCCGGCGGTGTCGCCGCCCACTTCCACCTCTCCACCGACGGCACCCGCGTCCTCAACTACGCCGAGTGGGAGAGCGCGGACGCCCATGCCGACGCCCTCGCCGCACCCGGCGAAGGCGTCGGCTCCCCGACCGACCGCTGGCGGCGCGTACGGGACTGGCCGGGCCGCAGGAGCAGCACGGTCGGCCGGTACGAACACGCGCTTGGCCTCGTCCCCGACTGA
- the dapD gene encoding 2,3,4,5-tetrahydropyridine-2,6-dicarboxylate N-succinyltransferase produces MTDTTAPRTTGAVAAGLATIAADGTVLDTWFPAPALAEESGPAGTERLDADRTRELLGEHGVAALGKDDIRGVEIVAVRTVIASLDDKPLDTHDVWLRLHLLSHRLVRPNEQNLDGIFGFLANVVWTSLGPVAVDTLETVRLAARARGLHLGVTGVDKFPRMTDYVAPAGVRIADADRVRLGAHLAAGTTVMHEGFVNFNAGTLGTSMVEGRISQGVVVGDGADIGGGASTMGTLSGGGKERVRIGERSLVGAEAGVGIALGDDCVVEAGLYLTAGTKVTLPDGQIVKARELSGADNILFRRNSVTGTVQAVPNNAEWAGLNDVLHSHN; encoded by the coding sequence ATGACCGACACGACTGCTCCTCGCACCACCGGCGCCGTGGCCGCCGGCCTCGCCACGATCGCCGCCGACGGCACCGTTCTCGACACCTGGTTCCCCGCGCCCGCGCTGGCCGAGGAGTCCGGCCCGGCCGGCACCGAGCGGCTGGACGCCGACCGGACCCGTGAACTGCTCGGCGAGCACGGCGTGGCGGCCCTCGGCAAGGACGACATCCGTGGCGTCGAGATCGTCGCGGTCCGTACGGTCATCGCCTCCCTCGACGACAAGCCCCTCGACACCCACGACGTCTGGCTCCGCCTCCACCTGCTCTCGCACCGCCTGGTCCGGCCCAACGAGCAGAACCTGGACGGCATCTTCGGCTTCCTCGCCAACGTCGTCTGGACCTCCCTCGGCCCGGTCGCCGTGGACACCCTGGAGACCGTCAGGCTCGCCGCCCGCGCCCGCGGTCTGCACCTCGGGGTGACCGGCGTCGACAAGTTCCCGCGCATGACGGACTACGTGGCCCCGGCCGGTGTCCGGATCGCCGACGCCGACCGGGTCCGCCTCGGCGCCCACCTCGCCGCGGGCACCACGGTCATGCACGAGGGCTTCGTCAACTTCAACGCGGGCACCCTCGGCACCTCCATGGTCGAGGGCCGGATCTCGCAGGGTGTCGTCGTCGGCGACGGCGCCGACATCGGCGGCGGCGCGTCCACGATGGGCACCCTCTCCGGCGGCGGCAAGGAGCGCGTCCGGATCGGCGAGCGCAGCCTGGTCGGCGCCGAGGCGGGCGTCGGCATCGCGCTCGGCGACGACTGCGTGGTCGAGGCGGGCCTCTACCTCACCGCCGGCACCAAGGTCACGCTGCCCGACGGCCAGATCGTCAAGGCCCGCGAGCTGTCCGGCGCCGACAACATCCTGTTCCGCCGCAACTCCGTCACCGGCACCGTCCAGGCCGTGCCGAACAACGCGGAGTGGGCCGGTCTCAACGACGTGCTGCACAGCCACAACTGA
- a CDS encoding TetR/AcrR family transcriptional regulator produces MARRHDPDRRQRIIDAAIRVVGAKGIAGLSHRSVAAEADVPLGSTTYHFATLDDLMVAALRQANEGFANLLAARGALTDPDTDLAAELAGLLGEWLGGDRAGVELEYELYLAALRRPALRPVAAAWADDLAARLAARTDPATARALVAVLDGVCLQVLLTDTPYDEAYARDVLTRVAGGRR; encoded by the coding sequence ATGGCCCGCCGCCACGACCCCGACCGGCGCCAGCGGATCATCGACGCCGCGATCCGCGTCGTCGGCGCGAAGGGCATCGCCGGACTCAGCCACCGCTCCGTCGCGGCCGAGGCCGACGTGCCGCTCGGCTCGACCACCTACCACTTCGCCACCCTCGACGACCTCATGGTGGCCGCCCTGCGCCAGGCCAACGAGGGCTTCGCCAACCTCCTCGCCGCCCGCGGGGCGCTCACCGACCCGGACACCGACCTGGCCGCCGAACTCGCGGGACTGCTCGGCGAGTGGCTCGGCGGCGACCGCGCCGGCGTCGAGCTGGAGTACGAGCTGTACCTGGCCGCCCTGCGCCGCCCCGCGCTGCGCCCGGTGGCCGCCGCCTGGGCGGACGACCTCGCCGCCCGCCTGGCCGCCCGCACCGACCCCGCCACCGCCCGCGCCCTGGTGGCCGTCCTGGACGGCGTCTGCCTCCAGGTCCTGCTCACCGACACGCCCTACGACGAGGCGTACGCCCGGGACGTCCTCACGCGGGTGGCCGGCGGGCGGCGATGA
- a CDS encoding DMT family transporter, with protein sequence MGYLLLGAAIAAEVGATTAMKYTDGFSRLGPSLLTVLGYVVSFALLAQTLKTVSIGSAYAIWSGAGTAAIATIGVVFLGEGMTVTKAAGIALIIVGVVVLNLGGAH encoded by the coding sequence ATGGGATATCTGTTGCTCGGCGCGGCCATCGCCGCCGAGGTCGGCGCGACGACCGCCATGAAGTACACCGACGGCTTCAGCAGGCTGGGCCCCTCGCTGCTGACCGTCCTCGGATATGTCGTCTCCTTCGCCCTGCTTGCCCAGACCCTCAAGACGGTCTCCATCGGCAGCGCCTACGCGATCTGGTCCGGCGCCGGCACCGCCGCCATCGCCACCATCGGCGTGGTCTTCCTCGGCGAGGGGATGACGGTGACCAAGGCCGCCGGGATCGCCCTGATCATCGTCGGAGTGGTCGTCCTCAACCTGGGCGGCGCGCACTGA
- a CDS encoding AbfB domain-containing protein yields the protein MPEETPRPPQDRPWETGWTPDTSRTPGTRRLWLAGVLALATVAACATAISVTARDRDRPERATAAPAPSDQVTAPGLISFGSPSPSEAASPAGETDQQAPDGGRAPRTAPAPTHRPATPPGPTAPATSPAPHPGSPTAPKPAVPWRSVRSVNHPDRFWHVAGGLVRLDPVGSAQARGDATFKLVKGLADSSCYSFATAGGGYLRHRDFVLRAEPDDGSALFEKDATFCPRTGSAPGAIMLESVNFPGRFLRHRDFRVRLDPVQHSALYRADSAFRLVDGVA from the coding sequence ATGCCTGAAGAGACACCCCGGCCCCCGCAGGACCGCCCGTGGGAGACCGGCTGGACCCCCGACACCTCCCGCACGCCAGGCACCCGAAGACTCTGGCTGGCCGGCGTGCTCGCGCTGGCCACCGTCGCCGCCTGCGCGACCGCGATATCCGTCACGGCCCGCGACCGTGACCGCCCCGAGCGGGCCACCGCCGCTCCCGCTCCCTCGGACCAGGTCACCGCGCCCGGCCTGATCTCCTTCGGCTCCCCCTCCCCGAGCGAGGCCGCGTCCCCCGCGGGCGAGACGGACCAGCAGGCGCCGGACGGCGGGCGCGCACCGCGGACCGCGCCCGCCCCGACCCACCGGCCCGCCACCCCGCCAGGACCCACAGCCCCCGCCACGTCGCCCGCGCCGCACCCGGGTTCGCCGACGGCGCCGAAGCCCGCCGTCCCGTGGCGCTCGGTCCGCTCGGTCAACCACCCGGACCGCTTCTGGCACGTCGCGGGCGGCCTGGTGCGGCTCGACCCGGTCGGCTCGGCGCAGGCCCGCGGGGACGCGACCTTCAAGCTGGTCAAGGGCCTCGCGGACAGCTCCTGCTACTCCTTCGCGACCGCCGGCGGCGGCTACCTGCGCCACCGCGACTTCGTGCTGCGCGCGGAACCCGACGACGGCTCGGCCCTGTTCGAGAAGGACGCCACGTTCTGCCCGCGCACCGGCTCGGCCCCCGGCGCGATCATGCTGGAGTCGGTGAACTTCCCCGGCCGCTTCCTGCGCCACCGCGACTTCCGGGTCCGCCTCGACCCGGTCCAGCACAGCGCCCTCTACCGCGCCGACTCGGCGTTCCGGCTGGTGGACGGGGTGGCCTAG
- a CDS encoding metal-sulfur cluster assembly factor, with protein MSDTETIEMKPASEEEVREALLDVVDPELGIDVVNLGLIYGVHIDDANIATIDMTLTSAACPLTDVIEDQAKSATDGLVSELRINWVWMPPWGPDKITDDGREQLRALGFNV; from the coding sequence ATGAGCGACACCGAGACCATCGAGATGAAGCCCGCCTCGGAGGAGGAGGTCCGCGAGGCCCTGCTCGACGTCGTCGACCCGGAACTGGGCATCGACGTCGTCAACCTCGGCCTGATCTACGGCGTGCACATCGACGACGCGAACATCGCGACCATCGACATGACCCTGACGTCGGCGGCCTGCCCGCTGACCGACGTCATCGAGGACCAGGCCAAGTCCGCCACCGACGGCCTCGTGAGCGAACTGCGCATCAACTGGGTCTGGATGCCGCCGTGGGGCCCGGACAAGATCACGGACGACGGCCGGGAGCAGCTGCGGGCGTTGGGGTTCAACGTCTGA
- the sufU gene encoding Fe-S cluster assembly sulfur transfer protein SufU, producing MKLDSMYQEVILDHYKHPHGRGLRDGDAEVHHVNPTCGDEITLRVKYDGTTITDVSYEGQGCSISQASASVLNDLLVGKELTDAQKIQETFLELMQSKGRIEPDDAMEEVLEDAVAFAGVSKYPARVKCALLSWMAWKDATAQAFERKTA from the coding sequence GTGAAGCTGGACTCGATGTACCAGGAAGTCATCCTGGACCACTACAAGCACCCGCACGGGCGTGGTCTGAGGGACGGCGACGCCGAGGTGCACCACGTCAACCCGACGTGCGGCGACGAGATCACCCTGCGTGTGAAGTACGACGGCACGACGATCACGGACGTCTCCTACGAGGGACAGGGCTGCTCGATCAGCCAGGCGTCCGCGTCGGTCCTCAACGACCTGCTGGTCGGCAAGGAGCTGACGGACGCGCAGAAGATCCAGGAGACCTTCCTGGAGCTGATGCAGTCCAAGGGCAGGATCGAGCCCGACGACGCGATGGAGGAGGTACTGGAGGACGCGGTCGCGTTCGCCGGAGTCTCCAAGTACCCGGCCCGGGTCAAGTGCGCACTGCTGAGCTGGATGGCTTGGAAGGACGCGACGGCCCAGGCGTTCGAAAGGAAGACGGCATGA
- a CDS encoding cysteine desulfurase, with protein MTQMPGLLDTEAIRKDFPILDRQVHDGRKLVYLDNAATSQKPRQVLDALSEYYERYNANVHRGVHVLAEEATALYEGARDKVAAFVNAPSRDEVIFTKNASESLNLVANMLGWADEPYRVDHETEIVITEMEHHSNIVPWQLLAQRTGAKLKWFGLTDDGRLDLSNIEEVINEKTKIVSFVLVSNILGTVNPVEAIVRRAQEVGALVCIDASQAAPHMPLDVQALQADFVAFTGHKMCGPTGIGVLWGRQELLEDLPPFLGGGEMIETVSMHSSTYAPAPHKFEAGTPPIAQAVGLGAAIDYLDAIGMDKILAHEHALTEYAVRRLADVPDLRIIGPTTAEDRGAAISFTLGDIHPHDVGQVLDEEGIAVRVGHHCARPVCLRYGIPATTRASFYLYSTPAEIDALVDGLEHVRNFFG; from the coding sequence GTGACACAGATGCCGGGCCTCCTCGACACCGAGGCGATCCGCAAGGACTTCCCCATCCTGGACCGTCAGGTCCACGACGGGCGCAAGCTCGTGTACCTGGACAACGCGGCGACCTCGCAGAAGCCGCGCCAGGTGCTGGACGCCCTGAGCGAGTACTACGAGCGGTACAACGCCAACGTCCACCGCGGTGTGCATGTGCTCGCCGAGGAGGCCACGGCACTGTACGAGGGCGCGCGGGACAAGGTCGCCGCCTTCGTCAACGCGCCCAGCCGCGACGAGGTGATCTTCACCAAGAACGCCTCCGAGTCCCTCAACCTCGTGGCGAACATGCTCGGCTGGGCCGACGAGCCCTACCGGGTCGACCACGAGACCGAGATCGTCATCACGGAGATGGAGCACCACTCCAACATCGTGCCGTGGCAGCTGCTCGCGCAGCGCACCGGCGCGAAGCTGAAGTGGTTCGGCCTCACCGACGACGGCCGCCTCGACCTGTCGAACATCGAGGAGGTCATCAACGAGAAGACGAAGATCGTCTCCTTCGTGCTGGTCTCCAACATCCTCGGCACCGTCAACCCGGTCGAGGCCATCGTGCGCAGGGCCCAGGAGGTCGGCGCGCTGGTCTGCATCGACGCCTCGCAGGCCGCCCCGCACATGCCGCTCGACGTGCAGGCGCTCCAGGCCGACTTCGTGGCCTTCACCGGCCACAAGATGTGCGGTCCGACCGGCATCGGCGTCCTGTGGGGCCGCCAGGAGCTGCTGGAGGACCTGCCGCCGTTCCTCGGCGGCGGCGAGATGATCGAGACGGTGTCGATGCACTCGTCGACCTACGCTCCCGCGCCGCACAAGTTCGAGGCCGGCACCCCGCCGATCGCGCAGGCGGTCGGGCTCGGCGCCGCCATCGACTACCTCGACGCGATCGGCATGGACAAGATCCTCGCCCATGAGCACGCGCTCACGGAGTACGCGGTGCGCCGGCTCGCGGACGTCCCCGACCTGCGGATCATCGGCCCGACCACGGCCGAGGACCGGGGCGCCGCGATCTCGTTCACCCTGGGTGACATCCACCCGCACGACGTGGGGCAGGTCCTCGACGAGGAGGGCATCGCGGTCCGGGTCGGCCACCACTGCGCGCGGCCGGTCTGCCTGCGGTACGGAATTCCCGCGACCACGCGAGCGTCGTTCTATCTGTACTCCACGCCGGCCGAGATCGACGCTCTGGTCGACGGCCTGGAGCACGTACGGAACTTCTTCGGCTGA
- the sufC gene encoding Fe-S cluster assembly ATPase SufC translates to MATLEIRDLHVTVEADNATKEILKGVDLTVKQGETHAIMGPNGSGKSTLAYSLAGHPKYTVTGGTVLLDGEDVLEMSVDERARAGLFLAMQYPVEVPGVSVSNFLRTSATAIRGEAPKLRTWVKEVKEAMQRLHMDPAFAERNVNEGFSGGEKKRHEILQLELLKPKIAILDETDSGLDVDALRVVSEGVNRVRETGEVGTLLITHYTRILRYIKPDHVHVFSGGRIVESGGAELADTLENEGYEAYTTKGGASA, encoded by the coding sequence ATGGCAACGCTTGAAATCCGAGACCTGCACGTCACCGTCGAGGCCGACAACGCCACGAAGGAGATCCTCAAGGGGGTCGACCTGACCGTGAAGCAGGGCGAGACGCACGCCATCATGGGCCCCAACGGCTCCGGCAAGTCGACCCTCGCCTACTCCCTCGCCGGCCACCCCAAGTACACCGTCACCGGCGGCACCGTGCTGCTCGACGGCGAGGACGTCCTGGAGATGTCCGTCGACGAGCGCGCCCGCGCGGGCCTGTTCCTGGCGATGCAGTACCCGGTCGAGGTGCCCGGCGTCTCCGTCTCGAACTTCCTGCGCACCTCCGCCACCGCGATCCGCGGCGAGGCCCCCAAGCTGCGCACCTGGGTGAAGGAGGTCAAGGAGGCCATGCAGCGCCTCCACATGGACCCCGCCTTCGCCGAGCGCAACGTCAACGAGGGCTTCTCCGGCGGTGAGAAGAAGCGCCACGAGATCCTCCAGCTGGAGCTGCTCAAGCCGAAGATCGCGATCCTCGACGAGACCGACTCCGGGCTGGACGTCGACGCCCTGCGCGTCGTCTCCGAGGGCGTGAACCGGGTCCGTGAGACCGGCGAGGTCGGCACCCTGCTGATCACCCACTACACGCGCATCCTGCGCTACATCAAGCCCGACCACGTCCACGTGTTCTCCGGCGGCCGGATCGTCGAGTCCGGCGGCGCCGAGCTCGCCGACACGCTGGAGAACGAGGGCTACGAGGCGTACACGACGAAGGGCGGCGCATCCGCGTGA
- a CDS encoding bifunctional 3-phenylpropionate/cinnamic acid dioxygenase ferredoxin subunit translates to MTTFVRACELGELDEDTPRRVELDGTPVSVVRTGGEVYAIYDICSHANVSLSEGEVEDCQIECWLHGSAFDLRTGKPSGLPATRPVPVYPVKIEGGSVFVDVSASLTQES, encoded by the coding sequence ATGACCACCTTCGTACGCGCCTGCGAGCTGGGCGAGCTGGACGAGGACACCCCCAGACGGGTGGAACTCGACGGCACGCCGGTCTCGGTCGTCCGCACCGGGGGAGAGGTGTACGCCATCTACGACATCTGCTCCCACGCGAACGTCTCGCTCTCCGAGGGCGAGGTGGAGGACTGCCAGATCGAGTGCTGGCTGCACGGCTCCGCGTTCGACCTGCGCACCGGCAAGCCGTCCGGCCTGCCCGCGACGCGACCCGTTCCCGTATACCCCGTAAAGATCGAAGGGGGCAGCGTCTTCGTCGACGTCAGCGCCTCCCTCACCCAGGAGTCCTGA
- the sufD gene encoding Fe-S cluster assembly protein SufD, whose amino-acid sequence MAEAQNSPVGSTTAGAIAVAAESTVATRMSAPPSYDVTDFPVPHGREEEWRFTPLERLRGLHDGTAVATGEGVKVAVEAPEGVTVELVGRDDARIGRGGVPADRVAAQAHSAFEQAGVVTVPKETVLTEPVRITVHGEGGVAYGHQIIELGAFAEAVVVIDHTGDAVLAANVDYLLGDGAKLTVVSVQDWDDKAVHVGQHNALIGRDASFKSVVVTFGGDLVRLHPRVAYAGPGGEAELLGLYFTDAGQHQEHRLLVDHNTPHCTSNVVYKGALQGQDAHAVWIGDVLIEARAEGTDTYEMNRNLVLTDGARVDSVPNLEIETGEIVGAGHASTTGRFDDEQLFYLMARGIPEQDARRLVVRGFFAELVQQIGVPDIEERLLAKIAQELEASV is encoded by the coding sequence ATGGCTGAGGCTCAGAACTCCCCGGTGGGCTCCACCACCGCCGGCGCCATCGCGGTGGCCGCCGAGTCGACCGTCGCCACCCGCATGAGCGCGCCCCCCTCCTACGACGTCACGGACTTCCCGGTCCCGCACGGCCGTGAGGAGGAGTGGCGGTTCACCCCGCTGGAGCGCCTGCGCGGACTGCACGACGGCACCGCCGTCGCGACCGGCGAGGGCGTGAAGGTCGCCGTCGAGGCCCCCGAGGGCGTCACCGTCGAACTGGTCGGCCGCGACGACGCCCGGATCGGCCGCGGCGGCGTGCCCGCCGACCGGGTCGCCGCCCAGGCCCACTCGGCGTTCGAGCAGGCCGGCGTGGTCACCGTCCCCAAGGAGACGGTCCTCACCGAGCCGGTCCGCATCACCGTGCACGGCGAGGGCGGGGTCGCCTACGGCCACCAGATCATCGAGCTGGGGGCCTTCGCCGAGGCCGTCGTCGTCATCGACCACACCGGTGACGCGGTGCTCGCCGCCAACGTCGACTACCTCCTCGGCGACGGCGCCAAGCTCACCGTCGTCTCCGTCCAGGACTGGGACGACAAGGCCGTCCACGTCGGCCAGCACAACGCGCTGATCGGCCGCGACGCCTCCTTCAAGTCCGTCGTCGTCACCTTCGGCGGCGACCTGGTCCGGCTGCACCCGCGGGTCGCCTACGCGGGACCCGGCGGCGAGGCCGAACTCCTCGGCCTGTACTTCACCGACGCCGGGCAGCACCAGGAGCACCGCCTGCTCGTCGACCACAACACCCCGCACTGCACCTCGAACGTCGTCTACAAGGGCGCCCTCCAGGGCCAGGACGCGCACGCGGTGTGGATCGGCGACGTGCTGATCGAGGCCAGGGCCGAGGGCACCGACACCTACGAGATGAACCGCAACCTCGTCCTCACGGACGGCGCGCGGGTCGACTCGGTGCCGAACCTGGAGATCGAGACCGGCGAGATCGTCGGCGCCGGACACGCCTCCACCACCGGCCGCTTCGACGACGAACAGCTGTTCTACCTGATGGCGCGCGGCATCCCCGAGCAGGACGCCCGCCGCCTCGTGGTCCGCGGCTTCTTCGCCGAACTCGTCCAGCAGATCGGCGTCCCCGACATCGAGGAGCGCCTCCTCGCGAAGATCGCGCAGGAGCTGGAGGCGTCGGTCTGA